In the Solibacillus sp. FSL K6-1523 genome, one interval contains:
- a CDS encoding SEC-C metal-binding domain-containing protein, whose translation MIAFIEKVRPFLLTDDELLREEWLFHISDFPQVPANLTNDLMHYATEHKKSRTKILSHGRSFGKDETTLTILVSWLGQLKVNQKLLVQGFLENVPLPLFFQHEQIFEQYVTKDFMQLQRQLYAFEGKQGEEVAPLKELFMAHMKAMFSDFSMDRYRQAERILNQLIAAGLYDADEAYRAVLAEIDDDYYGDFGLLGIYACGKLQVQKAIPLLVQLLERHDEDLLMEELEKALAAMQSDEVVDAIAPFVLDNAKGIYVISILKHIKTPLSEQVLLEAFPKTTDIELQEFLLDALVSHFSEHAIPFIEQFIEQDSYANVFDMAEMFYAHYKTLGKSHPLLDIWRKESLEKNARLDYSMTMNTFPNNPTNQVAFSKMEPVQVEKIGRNDPCVCGSGKKYKKCCGK comes from the coding sequence ATGATAGCATTTATCGAAAAAGTACGACCGTTTTTACTAACAGATGATGAGCTTTTAAGGGAAGAGTGGCTATTTCATATAAGCGACTTTCCACAAGTACCTGCAAATCTAACGAATGATTTGATGCATTACGCAACGGAACATAAGAAATCTAGAACGAAAATACTTTCGCATGGTCGCTCATTTGGGAAAGATGAAACGACATTGACAATACTAGTTAGCTGGCTAGGACAGTTAAAAGTTAATCAAAAGCTGTTAGTGCAGGGATTTCTAGAAAATGTACCACTACCATTATTTTTTCAGCACGAGCAAATATTTGAGCAGTATGTGACAAAGGATTTCATGCAATTGCAACGACAGCTCTATGCTTTTGAAGGTAAGCAAGGAGAAGAGGTGGCTCCATTAAAAGAGTTATTTATGGCACATATGAAAGCAATGTTTAGTGACTTTTCGATGGACCGCTATCGTCAAGCTGAGAGAATACTAAATCAGTTGATTGCAGCTGGTCTGTATGATGCAGATGAAGCGTATCGTGCGGTTTTAGCGGAAATAGATGACGATTATTATGGGGATTTTGGACTTTTAGGCATTTATGCTTGTGGTAAGTTGCAAGTGCAAAAAGCAATTCCATTATTAGTGCAGCTACTTGAGCGCCATGATGAAGATCTTCTTATGGAAGAGTTGGAAAAAGCATTAGCGGCTATGCAATCAGATGAAGTAGTAGACGCGATTGCTCCGTTTGTTTTGGATAATGCAAAGGGGATTTATGTAATTTCAATTTTGAAGCATATTAAAACACCGTTATCAGAACAAGTGTTACTTGAAGCATTCCCAAAAACTACTGATATCGAATTACAGGAGTTTTTACTCGATGCATTAGTGAGTCATTTTTCGGAGCACGCCATTCCTTTTATTGAACAATTTATCGAGCAGGATAGCTATGCGAACGTATTTGATATGGCCGAAATGTTTTATGCGCATTATAAAACATTAGGGAAATCGCACCCATTATTAGATATATGGCGTAAGGAAAGCCTTGAAAAAAATGCACGCCTTGATTATTCAATGACTATGAATACATTTCCTAATAATCCTACAAATCAAGTCGCATTTTCAAAAATGGAGCCAGTCCAAGTAGAGAAAATTGGCCGCAATGATCCATGTGTTTGTGGAAGTGGGAAGAAGTATAAGAAGTGTTGTGGGAAGTAG
- a CDS encoding M20 family metallopeptidase — MKYAKEIARFIEEREVEAKEYLKRMVNTDCYSYDKEGVNQIGMILQEFLKKYDIPFVTRENKDFGNHIIATIKGGKPGKIVLMGHQDTVFPKDTVSERPYFEDGKFAYGPGVSDMKGSLVSMIIAAAAVKEYAGAHMCDIELVFTPDEEIGSPISKSVIQERTRDALGVFNMEAARPDGSVVTARKGSAHMRFDIEGKASHSGVAIEDGISAIDELAHKVLKIKSLMDNEKGVTVNIGTVTGGTANNTVAPNATGTVHVGFWRLKDYEELTGKVQEIVDESYVEGTHATLTLGAGILPMERTENVQKIYDVVKDAANFLNLPITETETKGAADAGFAASLGVPTICGMGPVGGKWHSKDEYLVLDTLIPRMQLLAISMVLYSKSCQLN, encoded by the coding sequence ATGAAGTATGCAAAAGAGATTGCACGATTTATAGAAGAACGAGAGGTTGAGGCTAAAGAATATTTAAAGCGAATGGTGAATACAGATTGTTATTCTTATGATAAAGAAGGTGTCAATCAAATCGGAATGATCCTTCAAGAGTTTTTGAAAAAATATGATATTCCATTTGTTACTAGAGAAAATAAAGATTTTGGGAATCATATTATTGCAACGATTAAAGGGGGAAAGCCAGGTAAAATCGTATTAATGGGGCATCAAGATACAGTTTTTCCAAAAGATACTGTCAGTGAGCGCCCTTATTTTGAGGATGGAAAGTTTGCTTACGGTCCAGGTGTTTCAGATATGAAGGGCAGTTTAGTGAGTATGATCATAGCGGCTGCAGCGGTAAAAGAATATGCCGGTGCACATATGTGTGATATTGAATTAGTATTTACACCTGATGAAGAAATTGGTTCACCTATTTCAAAATCTGTCATTCAAGAAAGAACGAGAGATGCACTAGGTGTATTTAATATGGAAGCAGCTCGGCCAGACGGTTCGGTAGTTACAGCAAGGAAAGGTTCTGCTCATATGCGCTTTGATATTGAGGGGAAAGCATCTCATTCAGGTGTTGCCATTGAGGATGGAATTAGTGCGATTGACGAATTAGCACATAAAGTATTGAAAATTAAATCATTAATGGACAATGAGAAAGGTGTTACTGTCAATATTGGTACAGTCACAGGTGGAACGGCAAATAACACTGTTGCACCTAACGCAACGGGCACTGTACATGTCGGGTTTTGGCGCTTGAAAGACTATGAAGAGTTAACAGGAAAGGTTCAAGAGATTGTTGATGAAAGTTATGTGGAAGGGACTCATGCTACATTAACATTAGGTGCGGGGATATTACCGATGGAACGAACAGAAAACGTACAGAAAATTTATGATGTTGTTAAAGACGCAGCTAACTTTTTAAATCTTCCAATCACAGAGACGGAGACAAAAGGAGCGGCTGATGCTGGGTTTGCTGCATCATTAGGTGTCCCAACGATTTGTGGAATGGGCCCTGTTGGTGGCAAGTGGCATTCTAAAGATGAATATTTAGTGCTAGATACACTTATACCTCGGATGCAGTTATTAGCAATTAGCATGGTATTATACAGCAAATCTTGCCAGTTAAATTAA